From a single Andrena cerasifolii isolate SP2316 chromosome 8, iyAndCera1_principal, whole genome shotgun sequence genomic region:
- the Btbvii gene encoding BTB-protein-VII isoform X3, with product MSMQQFCLRWNNHQPNFISVFSNLLNNETLVDVTLAAEGRHLQAHKVVLSACSTYFQSLFTVNPCQHPIVILKDVKFSDLKIMVDFMYYGEVNISQDQLPSIIKTAESLKIKGLAEMHTASLTKWPSGSSEPGGGDRGDSCSPSPSPLSPTIRGKRLRKSSTGSTSGSVSQEGVENLRRPVNTSTESQGSIDEEQISIMSNMENSSATPSQSDGSIQDVSQQSGGNVAQSSVSSQPPAHQVVCKPIAAKRCRLLMRQPRVKKEPNHLSPDSETSSPHIVPSPIHVTTPTLKLPQTSRSFDESRMSSSSPPQPSLLTVTTSNLLTVPQPSYLIKQHSHPLLSSQQQSTSGNYWIHRQHSNPELPGRTTSPSIVVEPAPIIKTEVEICEEPVTPAAEAAGSTSGLRIKTTELRRSSSSPQTTSREARDTTGDQRLGHCPVLRAGPALGCNHCWNTIDAHGRILRRKTKYHCPECQINLCIVPCFQEFHEQRRELKAKPLPKTSSV from the exons ATGTCGATGCAGCAGTTTTGTTTGCGGTGGAACAATCATCAGCCAAACTTCATTTCGGTGTTCTCGAATTTACTGAACAATGAGACTCTGGTGGACGTGACGCTGGCTGCGGAGGGCAGGCACCTTCAAGCACACAAAGTTGTACTATCCGCGTGCAGCACGTACTTTCAGTCACTGTTTACCGTGAATCCTTGCCAGCATCCGATCGTTATACTGAAGGATGTGAAGTTCTCCGACCTGAAGATCATGGTCGATTTTATGTACTACGGCGAAGTGAACATATCGCAGGATCAGTTGCCATCTATCATAAAG ACCGCAGAGAGTTTAAAGATAAAGGGACTCGCGGAAATGCACACAGCTTCTTTGACCAAGTGGCCCAGTGGTAGTAGCGAGCCTGGAGGAGGGGATCGCGGTGATTCTTGCTCGCCAAGTCCATCCCCGTTATCGCCGACCATCCGTGGGAAGAGGTTGAGGAAATCGTCTACGGGCTCAACATCTGGATCCG TTTCGCAAGAAGGGGTGGAGAACTTAAGGAGACCTGTGAACACCAGTACAGAATCTCAGGGCAGTATCGACGAGGAACAGATATCAATT ATGAGTAACATGGAGAATAGTTCAGCGACGCCGTCACAAAGTGACGGTTCGATACAGGATGTGAGCCAGCAATCAGGAGGGAACGTGGCGCAGAGTTCAGTTTCTTCGCAACCACCTGCGCATCAAG TGGTCTGCAAGCCGATAGCCGCGAAGAGGTGTCGTCTCCTGATGCGGCAGCCCCGCGTGAAGAAGGAGCCGAACCACTTGTCCCCGGACAGCGAAACCTCCTCCCCGCATATCGTCCCGTCGCCGATCCACGTGACGACGCCAACGCTGAAGCTACCACAGACGTCGAGAAGCTTCGACGAGTCTCGgatgtcgtcgtcgtcgccgccaCAGCCGAGTCTGTTGACAGTGACCACCTCGAACCTGTTGACCGTGCCCCAGCCATCCTATCTGATAAAGCAGCACTCCCACCCCCTATTGTCTAGTCAGCAGCAGTCCACAAGCGGGAACTACTGGATCCACAGGCAGCACTCCAACCCCGAGTTGCCTGGAAGAACCACCAGCCCCTCGATCGTCGTGGAGCCAGCGCCTATTATTAAAACGGAAGTGGAAATCTGCGAGGAACCCGTTACTCCTGCCGCCGAGGCTGCTGGATCCACCTCTGGACTGAGGATAAAGACCACCGAGCTCAGACGTAGCTCATCGTCGCCACAA ACGACGAGCAGAGAGGCTCGAGACACCACCGGGGATCAACGCCTGGGCCACTGTCCCGTGTTAAGAGCGGGCCCTGCGCTCGGCTGCAATCACTGTTGGAACACCATAGACGCCCACGGCAGGATACTGCGGAGGAAGACGAAGTACCACTGTCCAGAGTGCCAGATCAACCTCTGCATCGTGCCCTGCTTCCAGGAGTTCCACGAGCAACGCCGGGAGCTGAAGGCCAAGCCCTTACCGAAAACTAGCTCCGTCTAA
- the Btbvii gene encoding BTB-protein-VII isoform X1 yields the protein MSMQQFCLRWNNHQPNFISVFSNLLNNETLVDVTLAAEGRHLQAHKVVLSACSTYFQSLFTVNPCQHPIVILKDVKFSDLKIMVDFMYYGEVNISQDQLPSIIKTAESLKIKGLAEMHTASLTKWPSGSSEPGGGDRGDSCSPSPSPLSPTIRGKRLRKSSTGSTSGSGDKPEEINEITLVATNIVKPEPLIVSQEGVENLRRPVNTSTESQGSIDEEQISIMSNMENSSATPSQSDGSIQDVSQQSGGNVAQSSVSSQPPAHQVVCKPIAAKRCRLLMRQPRVKKEPNHLSPDSETSSPHIVPSPIHVTTPTLKLPQTSRSFDESRMSSSSPPQPSLLTVTTSNLLTVPQPSYLIKQHSHPLLSSQQQSTSGNYWIHRQHSNPELPGRTTSPSIVVEPAPIIKTEVEICEEPVTPAAEAAGSTSGLRIKTTELRRSSSSPQTTSREARDTTGDQRLGHCPVLRAGPALGCNHCWNTIDAHGRILRRKTKYHCPECQINLCIVPCFQEFHEQRRELKAKPLPKTSSV from the exons ATGTCGATGCAGCAGTTTTGTTTGCGGTGGAACAATCATCAGCCAAACTTCATTTCGGTGTTCTCGAATTTACTGAACAATGAGACTCTGGTGGACGTGACGCTGGCTGCGGAGGGCAGGCACCTTCAAGCACACAAAGTTGTACTATCCGCGTGCAGCACGTACTTTCAGTCACTGTTTACCGTGAATCCTTGCCAGCATCCGATCGTTATACTGAAGGATGTGAAGTTCTCCGACCTGAAGATCATGGTCGATTTTATGTACTACGGCGAAGTGAACATATCGCAGGATCAGTTGCCATCTATCATAAAG ACCGCAGAGAGTTTAAAGATAAAGGGACTCGCGGAAATGCACACAGCTTCTTTGACCAAGTGGCCCAGTGGTAGTAGCGAGCCTGGAGGAGGGGATCGCGGTGATTCTTGCTCGCCAAGTCCATCCCCGTTATCGCCGACCATCCGTGGGAAGAGGTTGAGGAAATCGTCTACGGGCTCAACATCTGGATCCGGTGATAAACCagaagaaattaatgaaattacttTAGTCGCTACCAATATTGTAAAACCAGAACCATTGATAGTTTCGCAAGAAGGGGTGGAGAACTTAAGGAGACCTGTGAACACCAGTACAGAATCTCAGGGCAGTATCGACGAGGAACAGATATCAATT ATGAGTAACATGGAGAATAGTTCAGCGACGCCGTCACAAAGTGACGGTTCGATACAGGATGTGAGCCAGCAATCAGGAGGGAACGTGGCGCAGAGTTCAGTTTCTTCGCAACCACCTGCGCATCAAG TGGTCTGCAAGCCGATAGCCGCGAAGAGGTGTCGTCTCCTGATGCGGCAGCCCCGCGTGAAGAAGGAGCCGAACCACTTGTCCCCGGACAGCGAAACCTCCTCCCCGCATATCGTCCCGTCGCCGATCCACGTGACGACGCCAACGCTGAAGCTACCACAGACGTCGAGAAGCTTCGACGAGTCTCGgatgtcgtcgtcgtcgccgccaCAGCCGAGTCTGTTGACAGTGACCACCTCGAACCTGTTGACCGTGCCCCAGCCATCCTATCTGATAAAGCAGCACTCCCACCCCCTATTGTCTAGTCAGCAGCAGTCCACAAGCGGGAACTACTGGATCCACAGGCAGCACTCCAACCCCGAGTTGCCTGGAAGAACCACCAGCCCCTCGATCGTCGTGGAGCCAGCGCCTATTATTAAAACGGAAGTGGAAATCTGCGAGGAACCCGTTACTCCTGCCGCCGAGGCTGCTGGATCCACCTCTGGACTGAGGATAAAGACCACCGAGCTCAGACGTAGCTCATCGTCGCCACAA ACGACGAGCAGAGAGGCTCGAGACACCACCGGGGATCAACGCCTGGGCCACTGTCCCGTGTTAAGAGCGGGCCCTGCGCTCGGCTGCAATCACTGTTGGAACACCATAGACGCCCACGGCAGGATACTGCGGAGGAAGACGAAGTACCACTGTCCAGAGTGCCAGATCAACCTCTGCATCGTGCCCTGCTTCCAGGAGTTCCACGAGCAACGCCGGGAGCTGAAGGCCAAGCCCTTACCGAAAACTAGCTCCGTCTAA
- the Btbvii gene encoding BTB-protein-VII isoform X2 — protein sequence MSMQQFCLRWNNHQPNFISVFSNLLNNETLVDVTLAAEGRHLQAHKVVLSACSTYFQSLFTVNPCQHPIVILKDVKFSDLKIMVDFMYYGEVNISQDQLPSIIKTAESLKIKGLAEMHTASLTKWPSGSSEPGGGDRGDSCSPSPSPLSPTIRGKRLRKSSTGSTSGSGDKPEEINEITLVATNIVKPEPLIVSQEGVENLRRPVNTSTESQGSIDEEQISIMSNMENSSATPSQSDGSIQDVSQQSGGNVAQSSVSSQPPAHQGLQWTIMEHTYPRFALSSCQTNLSIQASSAFTTPEITASSTISDQYTGTSTTGSSCALTSYQNSSHGTLQHSSSSGPTPSAQCPSNCQTPCASPQTAIRRKRSTNPQSDENFIRALDAVRFGGVGFCRAAKMFGVNNRTLWLEYRKRGYPVNRPSLKSRVKQEVNSSPPPAPAAQPVNSQSPTPMGPPTIPHSTHNTHSTHTMLTTHSPHTMLSGYIDSRHTDYALPSTTMPINLHGVNYNAM from the exons ATGTCGATGCAGCAGTTTTGTTTGCGGTGGAACAATCATCAGCCAAACTTCATTTCGGTGTTCTCGAATTTACTGAACAATGAGACTCTGGTGGACGTGACGCTGGCTGCGGAGGGCAGGCACCTTCAAGCACACAAAGTTGTACTATCCGCGTGCAGCACGTACTTTCAGTCACTGTTTACCGTGAATCCTTGCCAGCATCCGATCGTTATACTGAAGGATGTGAAGTTCTCCGACCTGAAGATCATGGTCGATTTTATGTACTACGGCGAAGTGAACATATCGCAGGATCAGTTGCCATCTATCATAAAG ACCGCAGAGAGTTTAAAGATAAAGGGACTCGCGGAAATGCACACAGCTTCTTTGACCAAGTGGCCCAGTGGTAGTAGCGAGCCTGGAGGAGGGGATCGCGGTGATTCTTGCTCGCCAAGTCCATCCCCGTTATCGCCGACCATCCGTGGGAAGAGGTTGAGGAAATCGTCTACGGGCTCAACATCTGGATCCGGTGATAAACCagaagaaattaatgaaattacttTAGTCGCTACCAATATTGTAAAACCAGAACCATTGATAGTTTCGCAAGAAGGGGTGGAGAACTTAAGGAGACCTGTGAACACCAGTACAGAATCTCAGGGCAGTATCGACGAGGAACAGATATCAATT ATGAGTAACATGGAGAATAGTTCAGCGACGCCGTCACAAAGTGACGGTTCGATACAGGATGTGAGCCAGCAATCAGGAGGGAACGTGGCGCAGAGTTCAGTTTCTTCGCAACCACCTGCGCATCAAG GATTGCAATGGACTATTATGGAGCACACATATCCACGTTTCGCTCTGTCCTCGTGTCAAACGAATCTGTCGATCCAAGCGTCATCAGCTTTTACCACGCCCGAAATAACAGCCTCCTCGACCATCAGCGATCAGTACACTGGTACCAGCACGACTGGTTCCAGTTGCGCCCTGACCAGTTACCAGAACTCCTCGCACGGGACGTTGCAGCACTCGTCGTCGAGCGGGCCCACGCCGTCGGCACAGTGCCCGAGCAACTGCCAGACCCCGTGCGCCAGCCCCCAGACGGCGATCAGGAGGAAACGATCCACCAATCCCCAGTCGGACGAGAACTTTATCAGAGCGCTGGACGCTGTGCGGTTCGGCGGCGTGGGTTTCTGCAGGGCGGCGAAGATGTTCGGCGTGAACAATCGAACGCTTTGGCTGGAGTACAGGAAACGGGGTTACCCGGTCAACCGACCGAGCTTGAAGTCAAGGGTGAAGCAGGAAGTGAATTCCTCGCCGCCGCCAGCCCCGGCCGCCCAGCCGGTCAACTCGCAGAGCCCTACGCCAATGGGACCCCCTACCATCCCCCACAGTACACACAATACCCACAGCACGCATACCATGCTGACCACCCACAGCCCTCACACGATGCTCAGCGGTTATATCGACAGCAGGCACACGGACTACGCGTTGCCCAGCACCACGATGCCAATCAATCTGCACGGCGttaattacaacgcaatgtGA
- the LOC143371963 gene encoding beta-1,3-galactosyltransferase 5: MLDKRRLHASGSPCTLIFVVALALTGCLSFWLHIDGSSSLAPYSNGVTGPGYLLILPGNATPPPQPYTLNELPFGDKSTLIDIKDFRFTINHDPCNRTQLLLLMLVHSAPENFLKRNVVRETWGQRSPDVTLLFLVGSSAEHQARLEEESRKYNDLIQGNFLDAYRNMTYKHVMALKWATYHCPSAKYILKLDDDVFVHIPAMLDFLTRDLSPWGARRLILCDLLFVGTVKRSWRSKWRVSPQEYPGRHYPVYCAGWAILYSPDSVFLLYREAQREPYFWIDDVHVTGTLARKVNLTQTSLHYLVLTNENMQDLLSNPGSRREFLFGPPNLSENEIRALQSLVTKPRPSSESLLN, from the exons ATGCTGGATAAGCGGCGGCTTCATGCCTCCGGTTCGCCATGCACCCTGATTTTTGTGGTCGCCTTGGCGCTGACTGGATGTCTCTCGTTCTGGCTGCACATCGACGGCTCAAGCTCCCTGGCGCCGTACAGCAACGGCGTCACGGGCCCCGGATACCTGCTCATACTCCCCGGGAACGCGACGCCACCCCCGCAGCCGTACACGCTGAACGAGCTCCCGTTCGGTGACAAATCCACCCTGATCGACATCAAGGACTTTCGCTTCACCATCAACCACGACCCGTGCAACCGTACGCAACTGTTGCTGCTGATGCTGGTCCACTCCGCGCCCGAGAACTTCCTCAAGAGGAACGTGGTCAGGGAGACCTGGGGCCAACGGTCGCCGGACGTGacgctcctcttcctcgtcggcTCGTCCGCGGAGCACCAGGCCCGGCTGGAGGAGGAGAGTAGGAAATACAATGATCTGATACAGGGCAACTTTCTCGATGCCTACAGGAACATGACTTACAAGCATGTGATGGCGTTGAAATGGGCTACGTATCATTGTCCAA GTGCCAAATATATACTAAAGTTAGACGATGACGTTTTTGTTCATATACCCGCGATGCTGGATTTCTTGACGCGCGACCTGTCGCCGTGGGGCGCCAGGCGGTTAATACTCTGCGACCTTCTCTTCGTGGGCACCGTGAAGAGATCGTGGCGCTCGAAGTGGAGGGTCTCCCCCCAGGAATATCCTGGGAGGCATTATCCAGTGTACTGTGCTGGATGGGCCATACTCTACTCCCCCGATAGCGTGTTCCTTTTGTATCGGGAGGCTCAGAGGGAACCGTACTTCTGGATCGACGATGTCCACGTGACCGGGACGCTAGCTAGGAAAGTAAATTTAACGCAAACCTCTCTGCATTACCTGGTGCTAACCAACGAGAACATGCAGGACCTGCTGTCCAATCCCGGTTCTCGGAGGGAGTTTCTCTTCGGTCCGCCGAATCTGTCCGAGAATGAAATCAGAGCCTTACAGAGTCTGGTCACTAAACCACGGCCTAGCAGCGAAAGCCTATTGAACTGA
- the Sirt6 gene encoding sirtuin 6, translated as MSCSYADGLSHYENKGVLGLEERYDSVEALRLKCGLLAEWIQAARHVVVHTGAGISTAAGIPDFRGTNGVWTLEQKGLKPTMNISFDEAVPTKTHMALKKLVDAKRIKFIISQNIDGLHLRSGLQRQHLAELHGNMFTEQCDKCGRQFIRNFATKSVGKKSLDTVCRSEQIGGRPCRGRMHDTILDWEHNLPDSDLTLSDLHSSVADLSICLGTTLQIIPSGNLPLYTKKYGGRLVICNLQPTKHDKKADLIIHGNVDAIMSSVMKKLGLEIPEYESTMDPTRNSDTTSKEMDWTIPTSRVKEMNVLYKKVCKPMKRKRKTFMYERERTDTKRETKPKKQAFMMKEEIKTEDALEDPSNTVCGNAVAGDVSSNPVKIEDGTKDMEPFGFSAGDVTQQDTGLPVNDIL; from the exons ATGTCATGCAGCTACGCGGACGGGCTGTCGCACTACGAAAACAAAGGAGTGCTGGGTCTGGAGGAG AGATACGACAGCGTCGAGGCGCTACGACTCAAGTGCGGCCTTCTAGCCGAATGGATCCAGGCGGCACGGCACGTAGTCGTTCACACTGGTGCCGGAATCAGCACTGCTGCTGGCATTCCGGATTTTCG AGGCACAAATGGAGTGTGGACATTGGAGCAGAAAGGTTTGAAGCCTACGATGAATATTTCCTTTGACGAAGCAGTACCCACAAAGACACACATGGCATTGAAAAAATTGGTAGATGCTA AAAgaattaagtttataataagtcAGAACATTGATGGGTTACACCTCCGATCGGGCTTGCAGAGACAACACCTCGCGGAGTTGCACGGAAACATGTTCACGGAGCAGTGCGATAAATGCGGCAG GCAATTCATTCGGAACTTCGCAACTAAGAGCGTGGGCAAGAAGTCGCTCGACACTGTCTGTAGATCCGAACAGATCGGCGGTCGGCCATGCCGCGGACGCATGCACGACACCATCCTCGATTGGGAGCACAACTTGCCAGACAGTGATCTGACGCTGTCCGACCTGCACTCGAG TGTCGCGgatttaagcatatgccttggGACAACGCTACAGATTATTCCGAGCGGTAATTTGCCCCTGTACACCAAGAAGTACGGCGGTCGCCTCGTCATATGCAATCTACAACCCACGAAACAC GACAAAAAGGCGGACCTGATAATCCACGGTAACGTGGACGCGATAATGAGCAGCGTGATGAAGAAGCTGGGCTTGGAGATCCCCGAGTACGAGAGTACAATGGACCCGACGCGCAACTCAGACACAACATCCAAGGAGATGGACTGGACAATACCGACCAGTCGGGTGAAAGAGATGAACGTGCTGTACAAGAAGGTATGTAAACCGATGAAAAGGAAACGGAAAACGTTCATGTACGAGAGGGAGAGGACGGACACCAAGCGGGAGACGAAGCCGAAGAAGCAGGCGTTCATGATGAAGGAGGAGATAAAGACGGAGGACGCGCTGGAGGACCCGTCGAACACCGTCTGCGGCAACGCGGTGGCGGGCGATGTGAGCAGTAACCCGGTGAAAATCGAGGACGGCACGAAGGACATGGAGCCGTTCGGGTTCTCCGCGGGCGACGTGACTCAACAGGACACCGGTTTACCAGTGAACGACATACTGTAG